In one Neobacillus sp. WH10 genomic region, the following are encoded:
- a CDS encoding glycoside hydrolase family 38 C-terminal domain-containing protein translates to MNQMKEVHILNHTHWDREWYETFEEFRYKLRNGLRYVQDLLEKGDLDNFFLDGQTIVLDDYQEIVSPPEYERLLSFIQQGKIEVGPWYLLADEFLVSGESILKNLEIGTTKAKSLGSSHPVGYMPDTFGHISQMPQILKGYQIDSALIFRGAVSDRFENNWVGADGSKVFTFVLPLFEGYYQTFLKHDTFIDETKKYLEGNAPYLSFGKALIMNGADHTFTSSDLKERLEQLKGEFPGVEFKQSLMSDYVRAFQGDEPEGYVTGEQRDPSKVFILPGVYSTRTYLKDQNQLCEDQAIGVMEALNVWTNGKTDSAEFIDYVWKLILQNQPHDSICGCSVDEVHNEMETRSQKVLSAIRQFSSDTLNSLFPFEFLNSAVENPYLYLVNNTPIVAVFPVSATIRIPVEQDLGAIKLFYYGIEIQFDVLKREKREEFLRHILAEPHYAEYVVYDVSFTMPFEGAAIKTIRIERVNVETDTVKNLEASFIKNDFYHIQWNNSSLQITDLMKDKIYENQHQFISSLDAGDSYNYSPPIDDMISKACITSVSDLIKGETFQSVTLHYEMKLPASLNDVRTGPSNQYVVNKFTTKVTLYRGNRLIYFKTKVKNVAKDQKLRVGFAVSEADHSYSDTAFDLVKREILREKQWDMPKNKEAVMNQYPTYSSVMVNDHQLVHRGLQEYEVDHFEAEDTAFLTMIRGVGWLSRRDLRTRGNGAGPGFETPGAQCLGTYEFEYGLVLGEEYHSLNHKGLLRQSTLSQQSYQFKSEQKLFVQSSPVVTFSSFMMKAEDTFDIRLFNPSTEEQTTELSFGFDPDELSEVDFTGDVMDVFRALPKITIVLRPKEIKTIRVKKNSQP, encoded by the coding sequence ATGAATCAAATGAAAGAGGTCCATATATTGAATCATACCCATTGGGATCGTGAGTGGTATGAGACGTTTGAAGAGTTTCGTTATAAACTGCGAAATGGCTTGCGCTATGTCCAAGATCTACTTGAAAAGGGCGATTTAGATAACTTTTTTCTCGACGGCCAGACAATTGTTCTCGATGATTATCAAGAGATTGTGAGTCCGCCTGAGTATGAACGCCTGCTCTCTTTTATACAACAAGGGAAAATTGAAGTCGGACCATGGTATTTACTGGCGGATGAATTCCTTGTTTCTGGTGAATCGATTCTAAAAAACTTAGAGATTGGGACTACCAAAGCAAAGTCACTAGGTTCTTCTCATCCTGTTGGTTATATGCCCGATACCTTCGGCCATATAAGCCAAATGCCGCAAATCTTAAAAGGCTACCAGATTGATTCGGCACTCATTTTTCGCGGTGCGGTTTCTGACCGCTTCGAAAACAATTGGGTAGGTGCAGATGGCAGCAAGGTGTTTACGTTCGTTCTGCCGTTATTTGAAGGTTACTATCAAACATTTTTAAAGCATGATACGTTTATCGATGAGACGAAAAAGTACTTAGAAGGTAATGCTCCGTATTTGAGCTTTGGAAAAGCATTGATCATGAACGGTGCCGATCATACTTTTACTAGCTCTGATTTGAAAGAGCGATTGGAGCAGTTGAAAGGCGAATTTCCTGGTGTGGAATTTAAGCAGTCGTTAATGTCGGATTATGTACGCGCTTTTCAAGGAGATGAACCAGAAGGGTACGTCACAGGTGAACAGCGCGATCCTTCCAAGGTTTTCATCTTGCCTGGAGTTTACTCGACCAGGACATATCTTAAGGATCAAAATCAGCTGTGCGAGGATCAAGCGATTGGTGTGATGGAAGCACTGAATGTGTGGACCAATGGAAAAACAGATTCAGCTGAATTTATCGATTACGTCTGGAAACTCATTTTACAAAACCAGCCACATGACAGTATTTGCGGCTGTAGTGTAGATGAAGTTCATAATGAAATGGAAACAAGATCACAAAAAGTGCTAAGTGCGATCCGTCAATTTTCTAGTGATACATTGAATTCGCTTTTTCCATTTGAATTTTTAAATAGTGCGGTTGAAAATCCATACCTCTATCTAGTAAATAATACACCGATTGTCGCTGTTTTCCCGGTCAGTGCTACGATTCGGATTCCTGTTGAACAGGATCTAGGAGCGATAAAGTTATTTTATTATGGGATAGAAATTCAGTTTGATGTCCTGAAAAGAGAGAAACGTGAGGAGTTCTTACGTCACATTCTAGCCGAGCCTCATTATGCGGAATATGTTGTTTACGATGTATCGTTTACGATGCCATTTGAAGGGGCAGCGATCAAAACAATAAGGATTGAACGGGTGAATGTAGAAACCGATACGGTCAAAAACCTAGAGGCGAGCTTTATTAAAAATGATTTTTACCATATTCAGTGGAACAATAGTAGTTTGCAGATTACCGATCTTATGAAAGACAAAATCTACGAAAATCAGCATCAGTTCATTTCATCGCTTGATGCTGGTGATAGCTATAATTACTCGCCACCTATTGATGACATGATCAGTAAGGCATGTATTACTAGTGTCAGCGACCTGATAAAGGGAGAAACGTTCCAATCAGTGACCCTTCATTACGAAATGAAGCTGCCTGCTTCGTTAAATGACGTCCGAACCGGTCCTAGTAATCAATATGTGGTAAATAAATTCACGACGAAAGTGACGCTATATCGGGGGAACCGATTGATTTATTTTAAAACAAAGGTCAAAAACGTCGCAAAGGATCAAAAGCTTCGTGTCGGTTTTGCTGTTTCAGAAGCCGATCATAGCTATTCCGATACAGCCTTTGACTTAGTGAAACGGGAGATCCTTCGAGAAAAACAATGGGATATGCCGAAAAATAAAGAAGCAGTTATGAACCAGTATCCAACCTATTCATCGGTAATGGTCAATGATCATCAACTTGTTCACCGTGGTCTTCAAGAATATGAAGTGGATCATTTTGAAGCCGAGGATACAGCCTTTTTAACGATGATTCGAGGGGTTGGCTGGTTATCGAGGAGAGATTTGCGTACCCGTGGAAACGGTGCCGGACCCGGATTTGAAACCCCAGGGGCACAATGCCTGGGAACATATGAATTTGAATATGGATTGGTGTTGGGAGAAGAGTATCATTCCTTAAATCACAAGGGACTCCTTCGCCAATCCACCTTGAGCCAACAATCGTATCAATTCAAAAGTGAGCAAAAGCTTTTTGTGCAATCATCTCCAGTTGTTACCTTCTCTTCGTTTATGATGAAGGCAGAGGATACTTTTGATATCCGTCTGTTCAACCCTTCCACGGAAGAACAGACCACTGAATTGTCATTTGGGTTTGACCCTGATGAATTATCAGAAGTGGATTTTACTGGAGATGTGATGGATGTATTTAGAGCACTACCTAAAATAACAATTGTTTTAAGGCCAAAAGAAATCAAAACGATTCGTGTAAAAAAAAACAGTCAGCCATGA
- a CDS encoding ABC transporter substrate-binding protein: protein MKKRTRKFVAGSIAAALSLSLVACGNDDVSKKKDKESAKSEGLSGKVTLWTASLSGEPFDSYFDSIEKEFETLHPKLDVVIEDVPQNEMEQKVLTSLTGKDVPDVVNLNPHYMSNIAAQGGLLDLTDELSDKTKESFIEGPYNSGKYEDKLYALPWYLTTTVSWYNGDHFAKGGITELPTDTKGIYETAKKVTEATGKPSYYPVINDGNAIMEKMVSLANGKAIVKDGKAAFENNDAILEFFTLTQKMYKEGLIPQETAEGSIKTGQQLYMAGNTSLIEGGVTFLGPVESGAPEVFKASKSGQPLNSEDAPVNVAVMNFAVPSKTQNKEAAVALAEFVTNPKNQLEFAKTAGTVLPSTKESLEDDYFKNPGDSPKALGMLEASKSLLRAKVLIPPTENSADLRAATKNIFVKNLQGKVTPEEALKELASEWNKAFEKTGEKVTF from the coding sequence ATGAAGAAACGTACACGCAAATTTGTTGCAGGGTCCATTGCAGCAGCACTTTCTCTTAGTTTGGTGGCATGCGGCAATGATGATGTAAGCAAAAAAAAGGATAAGGAATCAGCAAAGTCTGAAGGGCTTTCCGGTAAGGTAACACTTTGGACAGCCTCATTGTCCGGAGAACCATTTGATTCCTATTTTGATAGCATTGAAAAGGAATTTGAAACACTTCATCCTAAGCTAGATGTAGTCATTGAAGATGTTCCGCAAAATGAAATGGAACAAAAGGTATTAACTTCCTTGACAGGTAAAGATGTTCCGGATGTTGTAAACTTAAATCCACATTATATGTCTAATATTGCGGCACAAGGTGGTTTATTGGATCTAACAGATGAACTTAGTGATAAAACAAAGGAATCCTTTATAGAAGGTCCATACAATTCTGGGAAGTATGAAGATAAGCTTTATGCTCTGCCTTGGTACTTAACGACTACTGTTTCATGGTATAACGGCGATCATTTTGCTAAAGGTGGTATTACCGAACTGCCAACTGATACAAAAGGAATCTATGAAACAGCTAAGAAAGTAACAGAAGCTACTGGCAAGCCGTCTTACTATCCAGTGATTAACGATGGGAATGCCATTATGGAGAAAATGGTGTCACTTGCAAATGGCAAAGCCATTGTGAAGGATGGAAAAGCGGCATTCGAGAACAATGATGCGATCCTGGAGTTCTTCACCTTAACACAAAAGATGTATAAAGAAGGATTAATTCCACAAGAAACAGCTGAAGGTTCCATTAAGACAGGTCAACAGCTGTATATGGCAGGTAATACTTCCTTAATTGAAGGCGGGGTAACATTCTTAGGTCCTGTTGAATCCGGTGCACCAGAAGTGTTTAAAGCATCTAAATCAGGTCAGCCATTGAACTCTGAAGATGCTCCAGTCAATGTTGCAGTGATGAACTTTGCTGTGCCAAGTAAGACACAAAACAAAGAGGCAGCAGTTGCTTTAGCAGAATTCGTTACGAATCCAAAAAATCAATTAGAATTTGCAAAAACGGCAGGAACCGTTTTGCCATCAACCAAAGAGTCTTTAGAAGATGATTACTTCAAGAATCCTGGTGATTCACCGAAAGCCCTTGGTATGTTAGAAGCATCTAAGTCACTTTTGCGTGCGAAAGTATTAATTCCACCAACTGAAAACAGTGCTGACCTACGTGCGGCAACAAAGAATATTTTTGTAAAAAACCTGCAAGGTAAGGTGACTCCAGAAGAAGCGTTGAAGGAATTAGCTTCTGAATGGAATAAGGCGTTTGAAAAAACGGGTGAAAAGGTAACATTCTAA
- a CDS encoding FAD-dependent oxidoreductase translates to MSTIEFFGREVPILYEMDCVIVGGGTAGAATAISALEEKIQTLVVEKTISLGGTQTNSLVSPMMPTYVKAQHVNRLITERLQKEEITTNDGTTTCSWFNVEALSYVLEQLIIERGGKILYDANYIDCIKEQERITHIIVNTCNGLVAIKGKTFVDASADAVLSCTAGVPVGSGNQDGKNQQISFRFEMGGIDIPTLRKFILSQNESFCKIENPDFFEIAMVPGKGHLLEPLFRKGLANGDLLEEDLRYFQAFTQPGKPKVMSFNCPHIPGIYQTTDPKLRSLAVTKGREMIRRLVRFLPAYIPGFEKAFLLKEAIQLGIRESYRIRGQYVLTEQDYINRALFTDGIARGDWYIDVHSVTKETVEKPKYAHGEYYEIPYRSLITHEVSNLIVVGRHISSTFLMQASLRIQPTVRDMGQAAGLACAHSVKHSIELNQIDGAEIKRQLGMVKETS, encoded by the coding sequence TTGAGTACAATAGAATTTTTTGGAAGAGAAGTACCAATTTTATATGAGATGGACTGTGTGATTGTTGGAGGTGGAACAGCAGGAGCTGCAACGGCCATCTCCGCACTCGAAGAAAAGATTCAAACGCTTGTAGTGGAGAAAACGATTAGCCTGGGAGGGACTCAGACTAATTCCCTTGTTTCGCCGATGATGCCCACCTATGTGAAAGCGCAGCATGTAAATCGGCTAATCACAGAGCGCTTACAGAAGGAAGAAATTACAACGAATGATGGAACGACCACGTGCAGTTGGTTTAACGTTGAGGCATTAAGTTATGTGTTAGAGCAATTAATAATCGAGCGTGGAGGAAAGATTCTCTACGATGCAAATTATATTGATTGTATCAAGGAGCAGGAGCGAATTACCCATATCATTGTTAATACCTGTAATGGACTGGTAGCTATAAAGGGGAAAACGTTTGTGGATGCCAGTGCGGATGCGGTGTTATCGTGTACTGCAGGGGTTCCTGTCGGCTCTGGTAACCAGGATGGTAAGAATCAGCAAATCTCCTTCCGCTTTGAAATGGGTGGGATCGATATTCCAACTTTACGGAAGTTCATTCTTTCACAAAATGAATCTTTTTGCAAAATTGAAAACCCTGATTTTTTTGAAATCGCGATGGTACCCGGAAAGGGCCATCTACTTGAACCGTTATTTCGAAAGGGGCTTGCCAACGGAGATTTACTAGAAGAAGACCTTCGCTATTTTCAAGCCTTTACTCAGCCGGGAAAGCCTAAAGTGATGTCGTTTAACTGCCCGCATATTCCGGGGATTTATCAAACAACAGACCCCAAGCTTCGCTCATTAGCTGTAACTAAGGGAAGAGAAATGATTCGCCGGTTAGTCCGATTTCTACCTGCCTATATTCCTGGATTTGAAAAAGCCTTTTTGCTAAAAGAAGCTATACAATTAGGGATCCGCGAATCTTACCGGATTAGGGGACAATACGTATTAACGGAACAGGACTATATCAATCGTGCTCTGTTTACGGATGGTATCGCCCGGGGTGACTGGTATATTGATGTTCATAGCGTGACAAAGGAGACGGTTGAGAAGCCTAAATATGCGCACGGGGAATATTATGAAATCCCTTATCGCTCACTCATTACCCATGAAGTAAGCAATTTAATCGTTGTTGGCCGGCATATTTCCAGCACGTTTCTGATGCAGGCATCACTCCGGATTCAGCCCACGGTGAGAGATATGGGTCAGGCTGCTGGACTTGCCTGTGCCCATTCTGTTAAACATTCGATTGAGTTGAATCAAATAGATGGTGCGGAAATAAAGAGACAACTAGGGATGGTGAAGGAGACATCATGA
- a CDS encoding CPBP family intramembrane glutamic endopeptidase, producing the protein MVNKKRNNPNLHLIIFVILVLLSGWIGVLLDSILKEQPEGNSLGMGLWLVLPLLTAIILRIIRRDWKDMGINPNFKGNIKWYLVAFAIYPFVTIVIVVLALLLGVTNLDNFEISSFFSLLIISVAGNFIKNIFEEFSWRGYLTPKLIELKVNDWLLYLISGLVWALWHAAYYMVFLPNDYFESISRLGMLLSGCVLMVCWTIMYVEIFRLTKSVWPCVLMHAIEDAFPTVLVTISGVITFTKNGDFWLNPVSGVAATILFLGIGLFLRSIRIKKEHLDV; encoded by the coding sequence ATGGTTAACAAGAAAAGAAATAATCCAAACCTCCATTTGATTATTTTTGTTATTCTTGTACTGCTAAGCGGCTGGATCGGTGTATTACTTGATTCTATTTTGAAAGAACAACCAGAAGGTAATTCTTTAGGTATGGGACTTTGGCTAGTGTTACCTCTTCTAACAGCCATTATACTTAGAATCATTCGTCGCGATTGGAAGGACATGGGGATTAACCCTAATTTCAAAGGTAATATAAAGTGGTATCTTGTTGCATTTGCAATTTATCCTTTCGTTACCATTGTAATTGTTGTGCTCGCATTACTTTTAGGAGTCACGAACCTAGATAATTTTGAAATATCTTCGTTTTTTTCACTTTTAATTATATCGGTTGCAGGGAATTTTATTAAGAACATATTTGAGGAGTTTTCATGGCGAGGATACCTAACACCAAAACTTATTGAGTTAAAGGTCAATGACTGGCTGCTCTACCTTATTTCTGGGCTTGTTTGGGCATTGTGGCATGCTGCGTATTATATGGTGTTTCTTCCAAACGATTATTTTGAATCCATTTCAAGGTTGGGTATGCTATTGTCGGGCTGTGTGCTTATGGTGTGCTGGACGATTATGTATGTTGAAATATTCAGGCTCACGAAGTCTGTTTGGCCATGTGTGTTGATGCATGCAATTGAAGATGCATTTCCTACTGTTTTGGTAACAATCAGTGGCGTTATTACATTTACTAAGAACGGTGACTTTTGGTTGAATCCTGTCAGCGGAGTGGCTGCAACCATATTATTTCTCGGAATTGGACTGTTTCTTAGGTCAATAAGAATAAAAAAAGAGCACTTGGACGTTTAA
- a CDS encoding carbohydrate ABC transporter permease, which yields MISTKVRQKIWLYALMLFITVLTVGPFLITLFMALKSPGEGIYGSVLPKDPTLENFVTSFEKANFATYFLNTAIVTGMAIPLNLLFCSLAAYPLARMDFRGRSIVMALIISTMMVPFQLYMAPLFQLADQFGLRNTHLGLIVMQVSTAFGIFLMRQAYLRIPKELEESAYLDGANKFKVWYMVALPLVKPTLVTLAIFTFMGTWGDYLWPLLNSTESSMYTLSIGLAQLSQNFDGSNSKLISAASILTTIPTLIIFIWLQKYFISGATDGAVKG from the coding sequence ATGATATCAACGAAAGTAAGACAAAAAATATGGCTCTACGCCCTGATGCTTTTTATCACGGTACTGACTGTCGGGCCATTTCTAATTACATTATTCATGGCATTAAAATCTCCAGGTGAAGGGATTTATGGGTCGGTATTGCCGAAAGACCCTACCCTTGAAAATTTTGTAACCTCTTTTGAAAAAGCCAATTTTGCCACGTACTTTTTAAATACAGCGATTGTGACTGGGATGGCGATTCCTTTGAATCTATTATTCTGCAGTTTAGCTGCGTATCCATTGGCAAGAATGGATTTTAGGGGGCGCAGCATCGTTATGGCTTTAATTATTTCGACCATGATGGTTCCATTCCAGCTTTATATGGCACCGCTTTTCCAGCTAGCTGATCAGTTCGGACTGCGTAATACCCATCTTGGACTTATCGTCATGCAAGTATCTACTGCATTCGGAATCTTCTTAATGCGTCAGGCGTATTTAAGAATCCCAAAGGAACTTGAAGAATCAGCTTATCTGGATGGAGCAAATAAGTTTAAGGTATGGTATATGGTGGCCCTTCCGTTGGTAAAACCAACACTGGTTACGTTAGCGATCTTTACTTTCATGGGAACATGGGGAGATTATTTATGGCCATTATTAAACTCTACGGAGAGTAGCATGTATACACTTTCCATCGGGTTAGCCCAGCTTTCGCAAAACTTCGACGGCTCAAATTCGAAATTAATCAGCGCAGCTTCAATTTTGACAACCATCCCAACGCTAATTATTTTTATCTGGCTCCAAAAATACTTTATTTCCGGCGCTACAGATGGTGCTGTAAAGGGATAA
- a CDS encoding family 10 glycosylhydrolase gives MRKRLKVITGSVLASSLVFSSIGVGNHAYAETNSAVKVLTVEDQSGDRMVVDGINQLTNDNKLIIFNDNFSYYTETQKGSMEVVLEKAGLNSYRVAKETDGDSAIPENGLVLSTGDVTTDAIKTFLSQLEDGETIKLFEPMVKMEQKQAQAVDPTRESNPAGAPFDGFRGPDQLIVYTPAFGETTKTNQFGYEITVENGFVTKLGGGSSKIPKNGFVVSGHGVGSQWLSANSIIGAKVKVDENGVVEIIQDVDSFQYQSQQAINQAKRSVEKAKTEFLDVAMEEAEASIQKAEALIKEADAIKANDPVKALDVVRQATQVAYDAYYYSLPSEIAEQRAIWYRPEETTLQGVQQVLDRMEEAGFNSVYLETTFWGYTIYPSKTMEEYGLPAQHPRFENGDYGPYGNDLLKAYVMEGKKRGLTIQAWTDGFMIGESSIGIPSQFKKYPQWAAIQRLNTTGQPAPDSSSKYYWLDIAQPEVQTFMLEIYQEMQSNYDIKGLNIDYMRYPHHKFEQSYGFSEKVRSLYKEQFGVDPYELTPTSTPEQWKRWEEWLRLQENNFVDQLHQQSKAINPKFMLTATPEPGPEAVLISDWKEDLDGVIPQAYGHDFNSIQKTVQDSKKLMPEGTMFYTGIYSFYHHLSEMASVNDVLSAKHGTSGVNMFAFGQASAPSVDALGKGPWREKAVNPGEEPIQATSTLLKEISHQLNHLYIPQGAVDHHEGIAIKQTVNQLRVMVEKKNPEASLKAFDAAILQIDNAIKSAKLHVTVGERMKKQLLDGKMWVNYSLKHQK, from the coding sequence ATGAGAAAAAGATTAAAAGTCATTACAGGTTCGGTTCTTGCTTCAAGTCTAGTATTCTCTTCAATTGGTGTTGGCAATCATGCGTATGCTGAAACCAACTCAGCGGTAAAGGTTCTGACGGTCGAAGACCAGTCAGGAGATAGGATGGTGGTCGATGGAATTAATCAATTGACCAATGATAACAAACTAATTATTTTTAACGACAATTTTAGTTATTACACGGAGACTCAAAAGGGCAGTATGGAGGTGGTATTGGAAAAAGCAGGCCTGAATTCATACCGTGTGGCGAAAGAAACTGATGGAGATAGTGCGATCCCAGAAAATGGTTTGGTTCTCTCAACAGGGGATGTGACGACTGATGCCATTAAGACCTTTTTGAGCCAGTTGGAGGATGGAGAAACGATTAAACTGTTTGAGCCAATGGTAAAGATGGAACAAAAGCAGGCACAGGCCGTTGACCCAACTCGCGAGTCTAACCCAGCTGGAGCTCCTTTTGATGGCTTCAGAGGACCAGACCAGCTTATCGTCTATACTCCTGCATTTGGAGAAACGACTAAAACCAATCAGTTTGGTTATGAAATAACCGTAGAGAATGGCTTTGTCACAAAGTTAGGCGGAGGCAGCTCAAAGATTCCGAAGAATGGCTTTGTCGTGAGCGGTCATGGAGTAGGCTCCCAATGGCTTTCTGCCAATTCTATCATTGGAGCAAAAGTGAAAGTTGATGAAAATGGAGTGGTTGAAATCATCCAGGATGTCGACAGCTTCCAATATCAAAGCCAACAGGCAATTAATCAAGCTAAGAGATCGGTAGAAAAAGCAAAAACGGAATTTTTAGATGTGGCTATGGAAGAAGCGGAAGCATCCATCCAAAAAGCAGAGGCTTTGATCAAAGAAGCAGATGCTATAAAAGCAAATGACCCGGTTAAAGCACTCGATGTTGTCCGTCAGGCTACTCAGGTTGCCTATGACGCCTATTATTATTCTCTGCCGTCCGAGATAGCAGAGCAGAGGGCTATTTGGTATCGTCCGGAAGAAACCACACTTCAAGGAGTACAGCAAGTGCTTGATCGGATGGAAGAGGCCGGTTTCAACTCGGTTTATCTTGAAACAACCTTCTGGGGTTATACAATCTATCCAAGTAAAACGATGGAAGAGTATGGACTGCCAGCCCAGCACCCAAGATTTGAGAATGGAGATTACGGTCCGTATGGGAACGATTTGCTTAAAGCGTATGTAATGGAAGGGAAAAAGCGTGGCCTTACAATTCAAGCGTGGACGGATGGATTTATGATTGGTGAAAGCAGCATTGGAATACCATCACAATTTAAAAAATATCCACAATGGGCAGCGATTCAGCGTCTAAATACTACTGGACAGCCGGCACCAGATTCTTCTAGTAAATACTATTGGCTCGATATTGCTCAGCCAGAGGTTCAAACTTTCATGCTTGAAATCTATCAAGAAATGCAATCAAACTACGATATTAAGGGCTTGAATATTGATTACATGCGTTACCCTCATCATAAGTTCGAACAAAGCTATGGATTTAGTGAAAAAGTCAGAAGCTTGTACAAGGAGCAATTTGGTGTTGATCCATACGAACTCACCCCAACTTCCACTCCTGAACAATGGAAGCGTTGGGAAGAGTGGCTGCGTTTACAAGAAAATAATTTTGTGGATCAACTTCATCAGCAATCCAAAGCCATTAATCCCAAGTTTATGCTGACAGCCACACCAGAACCTGGGCCGGAAGCAGTGTTAATCAGTGACTGGAAAGAGGATCTGGATGGAGTCATTCCACAGGCATATGGCCATGATTTTAACAGCATTCAAAAAACTGTTCAGGATAGTAAAAAACTGATGCCTGAAGGGACTATGTTCTACACAGGTATCTATTCATTCTATCACCACCTTAGTGAGATGGCGAGTGTCAACGATGTGCTTTCAGCCAAGCATGGCACATCTGGTGTAAATATGTTTGCTTTCGGTCAAGCGAGTGCGCCTTCTGTGGATGCATTAGGGAAAGGTCCTTGGAGAGAAAAGGCGGTAAATCCTGGAGAAGAACCAATCCAAGCAACAAGTACCTTATTGAAGGAGATCAGTCATCAGTTAAACCATCTATATATTCCACAAGGTGCTGTTGATCATCATGAGGGAATTGCCATTAAGCAAACAGTCAACCAACTCCGTGTAATGGTTGAAAAGAAGAACCCTGAAGCTAGTCTAAAGGCCTTTGATGCAGCTATCTTACAGATTGATAATGCCATTAAGTCGGCTAAACTTCATGTTACTGTTGGGGAGCGCATGAAAAAACAACTCCTTGATGGAAAGATGTGGGTAAATTATTCCCTAAAACACCAAAAATAG
- a CDS encoding sugar ABC transporter permease, whose protein sequence is MNRESIVVPNNKVRTVRKKRKWGMQNVTPWLFLLPSILILGIFLIIPILEAFKWSFLDYKIIADTGEFVGLANFKEIFTDKNFWTALINTLLFLVIVLPLNVFLPMILAILVNQKIKGVGTFRVLYYLPVITPMVVAALMWKMLYSQDGIISDLFMKIGIFDSPTNLLVQSSTALAAVSAITVWKGLGYYMIIYLAGLQSIPKDVYESASIDGASVFQQFKSITVPMLIPSVTLVSVMTIIAGMKVFEEIALTTGGGPSGATTTLVMYIYQKFMSLDVSIASAAGLVLLLLAIAASLLQMKLTSKREDDLRA, encoded by the coding sequence ATGAATAGGGAATCGATTGTCGTACCTAACAATAAGGTCCGTACTGTCCGGAAAAAGCGAAAATGGGGCATGCAGAATGTGACTCCTTGGCTGTTTTTACTCCCATCCATTCTGATATTGGGTATTTTTCTAATCATCCCAATCTTAGAAGCCTTTAAATGGAGTTTTTTGGACTATAAAATCATTGCGGATACAGGTGAATTTGTTGGATTAGCTAATTTCAAAGAGATATTTACAGATAAGAATTTTTGGACGGCCTTAATCAATACGTTGTTATTTTTAGTCATTGTGCTGCCATTGAATGTCTTTTTACCAATGATTTTAGCAATCCTAGTCAATCAAAAGATCAAAGGGGTTGGCACTTTCCGGGTGCTCTACTATCTGCCGGTGATCACACCGATGGTTGTAGCAGCGTTAATGTGGAAGATGCTTTATTCGCAAGATGGAATTATTTCGGATTTATTCATGAAAATAGGAATTTTTGATTCGCCAACAAACTTGCTGGTCCAATCGTCTACAGCTTTGGCTGCTGTATCAGCGATTACCGTTTGGAAAGGTCTTGGCTATTATATGATCATATATTTGGCAGGTCTTCAGTCGATTCCAAAGGACGTGTATGAGTCTGCAAGTATTGATGGCGCATCTGTTTTTCAGCAGTTTAAAAGTATTACCGTACCGATGCTGATTCCTTCTGTAACCCTTGTTTCTGTAATGACGATCATTGCCGGAATGAAAGTGTTCGAGGAAATTGCATTAACAACTGGCGGCGGACCATCAGGGGCGACGACAACGTTAGTCATGTATATTTATCAAAAATTTATGAGCTTAGATGTCAGCATTGCCTCTGCGGCTGGTCTAGTGCTATTGCTGCTAGCAATCGCTGCTTCACTGCTGCAAATGAAGCTGACAAGTAAACGCGAAGATGATTTAAGAGCGTAA
- a CDS encoding GNAT family protein, protein MFIHKINDDLSLKLIELRDGDRVFELTNKSRGYLRKWLPWLDVTIKFEDTIEFIKGCLKGFAENKSLNSVILFKGEIVGVAGYNNINWSNKTAYIGYWLGEEFQGNGIMTEVAKTLTDYAFNELNLNKVEIKAAVGNKKSRSIPEKLNFVNEGCIRQAEWLYDHYVDHVIYGILAEEWNKNR, encoded by the coding sequence ATGTTTATACATAAAATAAACGATGACTTATCGTTAAAATTAATAGAATTAAGAGATGGCGATAGGGTATTTGAATTAACAAATAAATCAAGAGGCTATTTAAGAAAATGGCTACCTTGGTTGGATGTTACAATAAAATTCGAAGATACCATAGAGTTTATCAAAGGATGTTTAAAAGGTTTTGCTGAAAATAAGAGCTTAAATTCAGTTATTTTATTTAAAGGAGAAATTGTTGGAGTTGCAGGCTACAATAACATTAATTGGTCAAATAAAACTGCGTATATTGGTTATTGGCTCGGTGAAGAATTCCAAGGAAATGGAATAATGACCGAGGTGGCTAAAACATTGACCGATTATGCTTTTAATGAGTTGAACCTAAATAAAGTTGAGATTAAAGCTGCTGTTGGAAATAAGAAAAGTAGGAGTATTCCTGAAAAATTAAACTTTGTAAATGAAGGATGTATTAGACAAGCAGAATGGTTATATGACCATTATGTGGACCACGTTATATATGGAATTTTGGCAGAAGAATGGAATAAAAATAGGTAA